From the genome of Alosa alosa isolate M-15738 ecotype Scorff River chromosome 20, AALO_Geno_1.1, whole genome shotgun sequence, one region includes:
- the cacng6a gene encoding calcium channel, voltage-dependent, gamma subunit 6a, producing the protein MWSTFYIHDDEGRTSGPGGVNPGPAGAPGLVSGAHGGAKRRARTASATASRAGMSESQEGKIKLAFFVAVVGIVLAVLGVGTEFWAELAPSKSFSSNHTCLVAHYGLWKSCVKSLWVADVDPERESCGPADLPGESNCTFFKFFTTGENAVLFQKTTDKRLSTATGLMAIFSLFLMSMGAICITMAISKRVPFFLKPASVCFTLSGILLLLSLIVFHQSVLALLASDHTVPLHHELSWSVSLSACAATLLIIGGILFLLQALPYSPWQKCMSNKDAES; encoded by the exons ATGTGGTCCACCTTCTACATCCACGATGACGAGGGGAGGACGTCTGGGCCCGGAGGGGTGAACCCTGGACCTGCGGGGGCTCCTGGCCTGGTGAGCGGGGCTCACGGGGGGGCCAAGCGGCGGGCGCGCACCGCCTCGGCGACTGCTTCCAGGGCCGGCATGAGCGAGAGCCAGGAGGGCAAGATCAAGCTGGCGTTCTTTGTGGCGGTGGTGGGCATCGTGCTGGCCGTGCTCGGCGTGGGCACGGAGTTCTGGGCGGAGCTGGCGCCATCCAAGAGCTTCTCCAGCAACCACACCTGTCTGGTGGCGCACTACGGCCTGTGGAAGAGCTGCGTCAAGTCCCTGTGGGTGGCCGACGTCGACCCAGAAAGGGAGAGCTGCGGCCCCGCGGATCTGCCGGGAG AATCTAACTGCACCTTCTTCAAGTTCTTCACCACCGGAGAGAATGCGGTTCTGTTTCAAAAGACGACGGACAAGA GACTTAGCACGGCGACAGGTCTCATGGCCATCTTCAGCCTCTTCCTCATGTCCATGGGCGCCATCTGCATAACCATGGCCATCAGTAAACGCGTGCCCTTCTTCCTGAAGCCCGCCTCCGTCTGCTTCACACTGTCTG GCATCCTGCTTCTGCTGTCACTCATTGTTTTCCACCAATCGGTGCTGGCGTTGTTGGCGAGTGACCACACAGTGCCGCTGCATCATGAGCTCTCGTGGTCAGTGAGTTTGTCGGCCTGTGCTGCCACCCTGCTCATAATTGGCGGGATCCTCTTCCTGCTCCAGGCGCTACCCTACAGTCCCTGGCAGAAGTGTATGTCAAATAAGGACGCAGAGAGTTAG